Proteins encoded within one genomic window of Etheostoma cragini isolate CJK2018 chromosome 21, CSU_Ecrag_1.0, whole genome shotgun sequence:
- the myocd gene encoding myocardin isoform X5, with amino-acid sequence MTLLGSEHSILIRSKFRSVNQGKFPKQEDSYAFEEDSSSESLSPEQQHSDESQGSACPSSEAVGSTPPSSSSPVHISPRQRGVTREPSDQSQDEGLSGADSQATPPIPVPAIVKSKTSDKNRHKKPKDVKPKVKKLKYHQYIPPDQKAEKSPPPMDSAYARLLQQQQLFLQLQILSQQKHAHTHPQSLQLQQHTHTAQAQQRQPSFSYQPHPPSQTQKGASEQLPVCSSSAPSGRANSSSPSAVKNTYANQSSISPVKPGPLPANLDDLKVSELRQHLRIRGMPVSGTKTALVERLSPFRDSNSGSSPSGSSDITTVIFPVTPTGSLSSYQSPSSSSALSQGGYFPYPSTSSSPPISPASSELSLSGSLPDSFSDVPMSSPTQFALQPSPAQLSMEDGPGGGGPRAGEGGGMDGMEAAKDKMLVEKQKVIDELTWKLQQEQRQVEELRMQLHKRKRCYGATQDLARPTSHPTILHQSPPAMMGQHFFGVTIKQEPMSLSSSCPLSSTKQLKSSPGICMEDMGHCNNPLSNMGGPGGTKCMDRSSGCPSTMSAFLSPQCSPRDSPIGKPSRSPQPSSPKNPYLLSPSLGRDGCSHLQPHPHPPGNNRARNMQMQQKNEGQAANCSYPAEQRGLQGVFPNPTNCVHSGSAKPEHHNLQPKMSVAPSPRHVGQKCQVLPPAFSSSDSDASDLRQPPCYEDAVKQQLTRSQQMDELLDVLIESGEMPANAREERERASVTKVVPHITVSPGCPGLLAPRFHRHYEHLSPAQFPYDHSANHITESHLENLLGGPIGRGAEVALLKMASEDGGQEEDGNRDGEGYHHPHPPNSQQDKILTNRDLMDTPLSSISTKGSGVSEVQGMVSMAFSETPWETMEWLDLTPPSSATAFSMALPSGPSIFNTEFLDVTDINLNTAMDLHLEHW; translated from the exons ATGACTCTTCTGGGCTCTGAACACTCCATTCTGATAAGAAGCAAGTTTAGATCAG TGAACCAGGGCAAGTTCCCCAAGCAAGAGGATTCCTATGCGTTTGAGGAGGACAGCAGCAGTGAAAGTCTGTCTCCAGAGCAGCAGCACAGTGATGAGTCGCAGGGCTCGGCCTGCCCTTCATCGGAGGCTGTCGGCAGTACGCCCCCCTCGTCCTCCTCACCTGTCCACATCAGCCCACGACAG AGAGGTGTGACCCGAGAGCCCTCGGATCAAAGCCAGGATGAAGGGCTGTCTGGTGCCGATAGCCAAGCCACTCCCCCAATACCTGTTCCTGCTATTGTCAAG TCCAAGACGTCAGACAAGAACCGGCACAAGAAGCCCAAAGATGTGAAGCCAAAGGTGAAGAAGCTCAAGTACCACCAGTATATTCCTCCGGACCAAAAGGCAGAAAAGTCCCCTCCGCCCATGGACTCAGCCTATGCCCGCCTcctgcagcaacagcagctctTCCTGCAGCTGCAGATCCTCAGCCAGCAgaaacatgctcacacacatccacagtcactacagttgcagcagcacacacacactgcccagGCCCAGCAGCGACAGCCCTCTTTCAGCTATCAGCCTCACCCACCCAGCCAAACCCAGAA AGGAGCCAGTGAGCAGCTGCCAGTTTGTAGCTCCAGCGCTCCATCAGGCCGAGCAAACAGCAGCTCGCCCTCCGCAGTCAAGAACACGTATGCCAACCAAAGCAGCATCTCCCCGGTCAAACCTGGGCCCCTGCCAGCTAATCTAGATGACCTAAAA GTCTCAGAGCTGCGGCAGCACCTGCGGATCCGCGGCATGCCAGTCTCCGGCACCAAAACGGCCCTTGTCGAGCGCCTCAGCCCCTTCAGGGACTCCAACTCCGGCTCCTCGCCCTCGGGCTCTTCTGACATTACCACAGTGATCTTCCCTGTCACCCCCACAGGATCTTTATCCTCCTACCAGTCGCCTTCCTCCTCCAGCGCCCTGTCTCAGGGTGGCTACTTCCCTTACCCAagcacctcctcctccccccccatctctccgGCCTCCTCGGAGCTGTCCCTCAGCGGCTCTCTCCCCGACAGCTTCAGCGACGTGCCAATGTCCTCGCCAACGCAGTTTGCCCTGCAGCCATCTCCGGCCCAGCTTAGCATGGAAGATGGCCCGGGCGGGGGAGGGCCCAGGGCGGGTGAGGGTGGAGGTATGGATGGCATGGAAGCTGCAAAAGATAAAATGCTGGTGGAAAAGCAGAAGGTGATTGATGAGCTGACATGGAAGCTGCAACAGGAGCAGAGACAG GTTGAGGAACTGAGGATGCAGCTGCACAAGAGGAAACGCTGCTATGGAGCAACACAGGACCTGGCCCGCCCTACATCACACCCCACCATACTCCATCAGTCGCCCCCAGCCATGATGGGCCAGCACTTCTTTGGGGTGACTATCAAGCAGGAACCCATGTCCTTGTCCTCCAGCTGCCCTCTGTCCTCTACCAAACAGCTGAAGAGCTCTCCTGGCATTTGCATGGAGGATATGGGACACTGCAACAACCCCCTTTCCAACATGGGGGGCCCCGGTGGCACTAAATGTATGGACAGGTCCTCTGGCTGCCCCTCCACAATGTCCGCTTTCCTCAGTCCCCAGTGCTCCCCTCGAGACTCCCCCATTGGGAAGCCTTCTCGTAGCCCCCAGCCTTCGTCTCCTAAAAACCCTTACCTTCTGTCACCTTCACTGGGAAGAGACGGCTGCAGTCACCTCCagccccacccccaccccccggGCAACAACAGAGCACGCAACATGCAG ATGCAGCAGAAGAATGAAGGCCAGGCGGCAAATTGTTCTTAtccagcagagcagagaggcCTTCAGGGAGTCTTTCCCAACCCGACTAACTGTGTCCACAGCGGCTCAGCCAAGCCTGAGCACCACAACTTGCAACCAAAG ATGTCAGTAGCGCCCTCTCCTCGGCATGTTGGCCAAAAGTGCCAGGTCCTTCCCCCTGCCTTCAGTAGCTCAGATTCAGATGCATCAGACTTAAGACAGCCCCCATGCTATGAGGATGCAGTCAAGCAG CAACTGACCAGAAGTCAGCAGATGGACGAACTTCTGGATGTGCTCATAGAGAGCGGAG aGATGCCAGCTAACGccagagaagagagggagagggccTCTGTAACCAAAGTTGTGCCTCACATTACTGTGTCCCCAGGGTGTCCCGGCCTCCTCGCCCCCAGGTTCCACCGACACTACGAACACCTGTCCCCCGCCCAGTTCCCTTACGACCACTCGGCTAATCACATCACTGAGAGCCACCTGGAGAATCTGCTGGGAGGTCCGATTGGCCGAGGAGCGGAGGTGGCTCTTCTTAAAATGGCCAGCGAGGACGGGGGCCAGGAAGAGGACGGGAACAGAGACGGCGAAGGGtaccaccacccccaccctcccaaTTCCCAACAGGACAAAATTCTGACCAACAGAGATCTGATGGACACGCCTCTGTCATCCATCAGCACTAAGGGGTCTGGTGTGTCTGAGGTGCAGGGGATGGTCAGCATGGCGTTTAGCGAGACGCCGTGGGAGACCATGGAGTGGCTGGACCTGACGCCACCCAGCTCAGCCACAGCCTTTAGTATGGCTCTGCCCAGTGGGCCCAGCATCTTCAACACAGAGTTCCTGGATGTCACAGACATTAACTTGAACACTGCCATGGACCTTCACCTGGAGCACTGGTGA
- the myocd gene encoding myocardin isoform X3, which translates to MTLLGSEHSILIRSKFRSVLQLRLQQRRTREQLADQGIMPLNQGKFPKQEDSYAFEEDSSSESLSPEQQHSDESQGSACPSSEAVGSTPPSSSSPVHISPRQRGVTREPSDQSQDEGLSGADSQATPPIPVPAIVKSKTSDKNRHKKPKDVKPKVKKLKYHQYIPPDQKAEKSPPPMDSAYARLLQQQQLFLQLQILSQQKHAHTHPQSLQLQQHTHTAQAQQRQPSFSYQPHPPSQTQKGASEQLPVCSSSAPSGRANSSSPSAVKNTYANQSSISPVKPGPLPANLDDLKVSELRQHLRIRGMPVSGTKTALVERLSPFRDSNSGSSPSGSSDITTVIFPVTPTGSLSSYQSPSSSSALSQGGYFPYPSTSSSPPISPASSELSLSGSLPDSFSDVPMSSPTQFALQPSPAQLSMEDGPGGGGPRAGEGGGMDGMEAAKDKMLVEKQKVIDELTWKLQQEQRQVEELRMQLHKRKRCYGATQDLARPTSHPTILHQSPPAMMGQHFFGVTIKQEPMSLSSSCPLSSTKQLKSSPGICMEDMGHCNNPLSNMGGPGGTKCMDRSSGCPSTMSAFLSPQCSPRDSPIGKPSRSPQPSSPKNPYLLSPSLGRDGCSHLQPHPHPPGNNRARNMQMQQKNEGQAANCSYPAEQRGLQGVFPNPTNCVHSGSAKPEHHNLQPKMSVAPSPRHVGQKCQVLPPAFSSSDSDASDLRQPPCYEDAVKQQLTRSQQMDELLDVLIESGEMPANAREERERASVTKVVPHITVSPGCPGLLAPRFHRHYEHLSPAQFPYDHSANHITESHLENLLGGPIGRGAEVALLKMASEDGGQEEDGNRDGEGYHHPHPPNSQQDKILTNRDLMDTPLSSISTKGSGVSEVQGMVSMAFSETPWETMEWLDLTPPSSATAFSMALPSGPSIFNTEFLDVTDINLNTAMDLHLEHW; encoded by the exons ATGACTCTTCTGGGCTCTGAACACTCCATTCTGATAAGAAGCAAGTTTAGATCAG TCCTGCAGTTAAGACTTCAACAGAGGAGGACACGAGAGCAGCTGGCAGACCAAGGCATCATGCCTC TGAACCAGGGCAAGTTCCCCAAGCAAGAGGATTCCTATGCGTTTGAGGAGGACAGCAGCAGTGAAAGTCTGTCTCCAGAGCAGCAGCACAGTGATGAGTCGCAGGGCTCGGCCTGCCCTTCATCGGAGGCTGTCGGCAGTACGCCCCCCTCGTCCTCCTCACCTGTCCACATCAGCCCACGACAG AGAGGTGTGACCCGAGAGCCCTCGGATCAAAGCCAGGATGAAGGGCTGTCTGGTGCCGATAGCCAAGCCACTCCCCCAATACCTGTTCCTGCTATTGTCAAG TCCAAGACGTCAGACAAGAACCGGCACAAGAAGCCCAAAGATGTGAAGCCAAAGGTGAAGAAGCTCAAGTACCACCAGTATATTCCTCCGGACCAAAAGGCAGAAAAGTCCCCTCCGCCCATGGACTCAGCCTATGCCCGCCTcctgcagcaacagcagctctTCCTGCAGCTGCAGATCCTCAGCCAGCAgaaacatgctcacacacatccacagtcactacagttgcagcagcacacacacactgcccagGCCCAGCAGCGACAGCCCTCTTTCAGCTATCAGCCTCACCCACCCAGCCAAACCCAGAA AGGAGCCAGTGAGCAGCTGCCAGTTTGTAGCTCCAGCGCTCCATCAGGCCGAGCAAACAGCAGCTCGCCCTCCGCAGTCAAGAACACGTATGCCAACCAAAGCAGCATCTCCCCGGTCAAACCTGGGCCCCTGCCAGCTAATCTAGATGACCTAAAA GTCTCAGAGCTGCGGCAGCACCTGCGGATCCGCGGCATGCCAGTCTCCGGCACCAAAACGGCCCTTGTCGAGCGCCTCAGCCCCTTCAGGGACTCCAACTCCGGCTCCTCGCCCTCGGGCTCTTCTGACATTACCACAGTGATCTTCCCTGTCACCCCCACAGGATCTTTATCCTCCTACCAGTCGCCTTCCTCCTCCAGCGCCCTGTCTCAGGGTGGCTACTTCCCTTACCCAagcacctcctcctccccccccatctctccgGCCTCCTCGGAGCTGTCCCTCAGCGGCTCTCTCCCCGACAGCTTCAGCGACGTGCCAATGTCCTCGCCAACGCAGTTTGCCCTGCAGCCATCTCCGGCCCAGCTTAGCATGGAAGATGGCCCGGGCGGGGGAGGGCCCAGGGCGGGTGAGGGTGGAGGTATGGATGGCATGGAAGCTGCAAAAGATAAAATGCTGGTGGAAAAGCAGAAGGTGATTGATGAGCTGACATGGAAGCTGCAACAGGAGCAGAGACAG GTTGAGGAACTGAGGATGCAGCTGCACAAGAGGAAACGCTGCTATGGAGCAACACAGGACCTGGCCCGCCCTACATCACACCCCACCATACTCCATCAGTCGCCCCCAGCCATGATGGGCCAGCACTTCTTTGGGGTGACTATCAAGCAGGAACCCATGTCCTTGTCCTCCAGCTGCCCTCTGTCCTCTACCAAACAGCTGAAGAGCTCTCCTGGCATTTGCATGGAGGATATGGGACACTGCAACAACCCCCTTTCCAACATGGGGGGCCCCGGTGGCACTAAATGTATGGACAGGTCCTCTGGCTGCCCCTCCACAATGTCCGCTTTCCTCAGTCCCCAGTGCTCCCCTCGAGACTCCCCCATTGGGAAGCCTTCTCGTAGCCCCCAGCCTTCGTCTCCTAAAAACCCTTACCTTCTGTCACCTTCACTGGGAAGAGACGGCTGCAGTCACCTCCagccccacccccaccccccggGCAACAACAGAGCACGCAACATGCAG ATGCAGCAGAAGAATGAAGGCCAGGCGGCAAATTGTTCTTAtccagcagagcagagaggcCTTCAGGGAGTCTTTCCCAACCCGACTAACTGTGTCCACAGCGGCTCAGCCAAGCCTGAGCACCACAACTTGCAACCAAAG ATGTCAGTAGCGCCCTCTCCTCGGCATGTTGGCCAAAAGTGCCAGGTCCTTCCCCCTGCCTTCAGTAGCTCAGATTCAGATGCATCAGACTTAAGACAGCCCCCATGCTATGAGGATGCAGTCAAGCAG CAACTGACCAGAAGTCAGCAGATGGACGAACTTCTGGATGTGCTCATAGAGAGCGGAG aGATGCCAGCTAACGccagagaagagagggagagggccTCTGTAACCAAAGTTGTGCCTCACATTACTGTGTCCCCAGGGTGTCCCGGCCTCCTCGCCCCCAGGTTCCACCGACACTACGAACACCTGTCCCCCGCCCAGTTCCCTTACGACCACTCGGCTAATCACATCACTGAGAGCCACCTGGAGAATCTGCTGGGAGGTCCGATTGGCCGAGGAGCGGAGGTGGCTCTTCTTAAAATGGCCAGCGAGGACGGGGGCCAGGAAGAGGACGGGAACAGAGACGGCGAAGGGtaccaccacccccaccctcccaaTTCCCAACAGGACAAAATTCTGACCAACAGAGATCTGATGGACACGCCTCTGTCATCCATCAGCACTAAGGGGTCTGGTGTGTCTGAGGTGCAGGGGATGGTCAGCATGGCGTTTAGCGAGACGCCGTGGGAGACCATGGAGTGGCTGGACCTGACGCCACCCAGCTCAGCCACAGCCTTTAGTATGGCTCTGCCCAGTGGGCCCAGCATCTTCAACACAGAGTTCCTGGATGTCACAGACATTAACTTGAACACTGCCATGGACCTTCACCTGGAGCACTGGTGA
- the myocd gene encoding myocardin isoform X2 yields the protein MSGSKVWAMHAGKCSEVLVTGPEDRLCLGHPQGATQVQGTERRNHALKKQQPSTEGRIVLQLRLQQRRTREQLADQGIMPLNQGKFPKQEDSYAFEEDSSSESLSPEQQHSDESQGSACPSSEAVGSTPPSSSSPVHISPRQRGVTREPSDQSQDEGLSGADSQATPPIPVPAIVKSKTSDKNRHKKPKDVKPKVKKLKYHQYIPPDQKAEKSPPPMDSAYARLLQQQQLFLQLQILSQQKHAHTHPQSLQLQQHTHTAQAQQRQPSFSYQPHPPSQTQKGASEQLPVCSSSAPSGRANSSSPSAVKNTYANQSSISPVKPGPLPANLDDLKVSELRQHLRIRGMPVSGTKTALVERLSPFRDSNSGSSPSGSSDITTVIFPVTPTGSLSSYQSPSSSSALSQGGYFPYPSTSSSPPISPASSELSLSGSLPDSFSDVPMSSPTQFALQPSPAQLSMEDGPGGGGPRAGEGGGMDGMEAAKDKMLVEKQKVIDELTWKLQQEQRQVEELRMQLHKRKRCYGATQDLARPTSHPTILHQSPPAMMGQHFFGVTIKQEPMSLSSSCPLSSTKQLKSSPGICMEDMGHCNNPLSNMGGPGGTKCMDRSSGCPSTMSAFLSPQCSPRDSPIGKPSRSPQPSSPKNPYLLSPSLGRDGCSHLQPHPHPPGNNRARNMQMQQKNEGQAANCSYPAEQRGLQGVFPNPTNCVHSGSAKPEHHNLQPKMSVAPSPRHVGQKCQVLPPAFSSSDSDASDLRQPPCYEDAVKQQLTRSQQMDELLDVLIESGGCPGLLAPRFHRHYEHLSPAQFPYDHSANHITESHLENLLGGPIGRGAEVALLKMASEDGGQEEDGNRDGEGYHHPHPPNSQQDKILTNRDLMDTPLSSISTKGSGVSEVQGMVSMAFSETPWETMEWLDLTPPSSATAFSMALPSGPSIFNTEFLDVTDINLNTAMDLHLEHW from the exons TCCTGCAGTTAAGACTTCAACAGAGGAGGACACGAGAGCAGCTGGCAGACCAAGGCATCATGCCTC TGAACCAGGGCAAGTTCCCCAAGCAAGAGGATTCCTATGCGTTTGAGGAGGACAGCAGCAGTGAAAGTCTGTCTCCAGAGCAGCAGCACAGTGATGAGTCGCAGGGCTCGGCCTGCCCTTCATCGGAGGCTGTCGGCAGTACGCCCCCCTCGTCCTCCTCACCTGTCCACATCAGCCCACGACAG AGAGGTGTGACCCGAGAGCCCTCGGATCAAAGCCAGGATGAAGGGCTGTCTGGTGCCGATAGCCAAGCCACTCCCCCAATACCTGTTCCTGCTATTGTCAAG TCCAAGACGTCAGACAAGAACCGGCACAAGAAGCCCAAAGATGTGAAGCCAAAGGTGAAGAAGCTCAAGTACCACCAGTATATTCCTCCGGACCAAAAGGCAGAAAAGTCCCCTCCGCCCATGGACTCAGCCTATGCCCGCCTcctgcagcaacagcagctctTCCTGCAGCTGCAGATCCTCAGCCAGCAgaaacatgctcacacacatccacagtcactacagttgcagcagcacacacacactgcccagGCCCAGCAGCGACAGCCCTCTTTCAGCTATCAGCCTCACCCACCCAGCCAAACCCAGAA AGGAGCCAGTGAGCAGCTGCCAGTTTGTAGCTCCAGCGCTCCATCAGGCCGAGCAAACAGCAGCTCGCCCTCCGCAGTCAAGAACACGTATGCCAACCAAAGCAGCATCTCCCCGGTCAAACCTGGGCCCCTGCCAGCTAATCTAGATGACCTAAAA GTCTCAGAGCTGCGGCAGCACCTGCGGATCCGCGGCATGCCAGTCTCCGGCACCAAAACGGCCCTTGTCGAGCGCCTCAGCCCCTTCAGGGACTCCAACTCCGGCTCCTCGCCCTCGGGCTCTTCTGACATTACCACAGTGATCTTCCCTGTCACCCCCACAGGATCTTTATCCTCCTACCAGTCGCCTTCCTCCTCCAGCGCCCTGTCTCAGGGTGGCTACTTCCCTTACCCAagcacctcctcctccccccccatctctccgGCCTCCTCGGAGCTGTCCCTCAGCGGCTCTCTCCCCGACAGCTTCAGCGACGTGCCAATGTCCTCGCCAACGCAGTTTGCCCTGCAGCCATCTCCGGCCCAGCTTAGCATGGAAGATGGCCCGGGCGGGGGAGGGCCCAGGGCGGGTGAGGGTGGAGGTATGGATGGCATGGAAGCTGCAAAAGATAAAATGCTGGTGGAAAAGCAGAAGGTGATTGATGAGCTGACATGGAAGCTGCAACAGGAGCAGAGACAG GTTGAGGAACTGAGGATGCAGCTGCACAAGAGGAAACGCTGCTATGGAGCAACACAGGACCTGGCCCGCCCTACATCACACCCCACCATACTCCATCAGTCGCCCCCAGCCATGATGGGCCAGCACTTCTTTGGGGTGACTATCAAGCAGGAACCCATGTCCTTGTCCTCCAGCTGCCCTCTGTCCTCTACCAAACAGCTGAAGAGCTCTCCTGGCATTTGCATGGAGGATATGGGACACTGCAACAACCCCCTTTCCAACATGGGGGGCCCCGGTGGCACTAAATGTATGGACAGGTCCTCTGGCTGCCCCTCCACAATGTCCGCTTTCCTCAGTCCCCAGTGCTCCCCTCGAGACTCCCCCATTGGGAAGCCTTCTCGTAGCCCCCAGCCTTCGTCTCCTAAAAACCCTTACCTTCTGTCACCTTCACTGGGAAGAGACGGCTGCAGTCACCTCCagccccacccccaccccccggGCAACAACAGAGCACGCAACATGCAG ATGCAGCAGAAGAATGAAGGCCAGGCGGCAAATTGTTCTTAtccagcagagcagagaggcCTTCAGGGAGTCTTTCCCAACCCGACTAACTGTGTCCACAGCGGCTCAGCCAAGCCTGAGCACCACAACTTGCAACCAAAG ATGTCAGTAGCGCCCTCTCCTCGGCATGTTGGCCAAAAGTGCCAGGTCCTTCCCCCTGCCTTCAGTAGCTCAGATTCAGATGCATCAGACTTAAGACAGCCCCCATGCTATGAGGATGCAGTCAAGCAG CAACTGACCAGAAGTCAGCAGATGGACGAACTTCTGGATGTGCTCATAGAGAGCGGAG GGTGTCCCGGCCTCCTCGCCCCCAGGTTCCACCGACACTACGAACACCTGTCCCCCGCCCAGTTCCCTTACGACCACTCGGCTAATCACATCACTGAGAGCCACCTGGAGAATCTGCTGGGAGGTCCGATTGGCCGAGGAGCGGAGGTGGCTCTTCTTAAAATGGCCAGCGAGGACGGGGGCCAGGAAGAGGACGGGAACAGAGACGGCGAAGGGtaccaccacccccaccctcccaaTTCCCAACAGGACAAAATTCTGACCAACAGAGATCTGATGGACACGCCTCTGTCATCCATCAGCACTAAGGGGTCTGGTGTGTCTGAGGTGCAGGGGATGGTCAGCATGGCGTTTAGCGAGACGCCGTGGGAGACCATGGAGTGGCTGGACCTGACGCCACCCAGCTCAGCCACAGCCTTTAGTATGGCTCTGCCCAGTGGGCCCAGCATCTTCAACACAGAGTTCCTGGATGTCACAGACATTAACTTGAACACTGCCATGGACCTTCACCTGGAGCACTGGTGA